The following coding sequences lie in one Kingella potus genomic window:
- a CDS encoding nuclear transport factor 2 family protein: protein MTLSLQQINDRFELKHLVDHFSNLADVKDVDAQLPLFTEDAQVTTYIKGELFANAHGRAEIGGVFKAYLAQFHTVYHLNGQQTVEFTSEDSAEGITYCQVALVADKDGHDEMLTHYVRYQDSYARVGGKWHIAKRVAEFLYSETHKIEA, encoded by the coding sequence ATGACTTTATCCCTGCAACAAATCAACGACCGCTTTGAACTCAAACACTTGGTCGATCATTTCTCCAACTTGGCGGACGTGAAAGACGTGGACGCGCAACTGCCGCTGTTCACCGAAGACGCACAAGTTACCACTTACATCAAAGGCGAGCTGTTTGCCAACGCCCATGGACGTGCGGAAATCGGCGGCGTGTTCAAAGCCTATCTGGCGCAGTTTCACACCGTGTACCATTTAAACGGGCAGCAAACCGTTGAATTTACGAGCGAAGACAGCGCAGAAGGCATTACTTACTGCCAAGTCGCGCTGGTTGCCGACAAAGACGGACACGACGAAATGCTCACGCATTATGTGCGCTATCAGGACAGCTACGCCCGTGTCGGCGGCAAGTGGCACATCGCCAAGCGCGTGGCGGAATTTTTGTACAGCGAAACGCACAAAATCGAAGCGTAA
- a CDS encoding YgiW/YdeI family stress tolerance OB fold protein, with protein sequence MKAKMILAACLLGLSVPAMAEFIDSPDKKTVVEEHLKAVSVHQAKMMADGRHVVLEGHLTGRAGTLNAEEFIFTDGKDSIKVEIDGNIWRGRDVSKETRIRLWGEVDRNRFNNSIEIEVDDFEILP encoded by the coding sequence ATGAAAGCAAAAATGATTTTGGCAGCATGTTTGTTGGGTTTAAGCGTGCCGGCAATGGCAGAGTTTATTGATTCGCCAGACAAGAAAACCGTAGTCGAAGAACACTTGAAAGCTGTGTCTGTCCATCAGGCAAAAATGATGGCAGACGGCAGACATGTTGTATTGGAAGGCCACTTGACTGGCCGTGCCGGCACTTTGAATGCAGAGGAATTTATTTTTACGGATGGCAAGGACAGCATTAAAGTGGAAATAGACGGCAATATATGGCGCGGCCGAGACGTGAGCAAAGAGACCCGTATTCGACTATGGGGCGAAGTTGATCGCAATCGGTTTAACAACAGCATTGAAATCGAAGTGGACGATTTTGAAATTCTGCCGTAA
- a CDS encoding multidrug effflux MFS transporter has translation MKPKRSLGLLLTLSALMAMTSLSTDIYLPAMPAMEQAMGGNAELTVTGFLIGFALAQLVWGPVSDRIGRKIPLFVGLVLFTIGSAGCALSQTMEAVVFWRVFQALGACVGPMLSRAMIRDLYAGTQAAQMLSTLVIMMAVAPIIGPLLGGVLLKFSSWHAIFWLLAAVGIALAVAVLRLPETLPANKRSRAPLSQSFRQYAALTANRRFMRHTLALTFFYMAAYAFIVGSPFVYIEFFGVSPAHYGWLFGVNIVGVVALSFANKYLLRRFSLTSLLSVSSLIALAFALGLAAVTYCNAGGLRAVVALMFGVFSMNGIIAACATAAALDAVPPQNAGAASALLGSLQYGSGTVSSLLLTAFSSGTAWPMGWIIALFCAVSAVFANVGRE, from the coding sequence ATGAAACCCAAACGCAGCCTCGGCCTGCTACTCACCCTCAGCGCGCTGATGGCGATGACCTCGCTGTCCACCGACATTTACCTGCCCGCCATGCCCGCGATGGAGCAGGCGATGGGCGGCAATGCCGAGCTGACGGTAACGGGTTTTCTCATCGGCTTTGCGCTGGCGCAACTGGTGTGGGGGCCGGTGTCCGACCGTATCGGGCGCAAAATACCGCTGTTTGTCGGGCTGGTGCTGTTTACTATCGGTTCGGCGGGCTGCGCCTTGTCGCAGACGATGGAAGCGGTGGTGTTTTGGCGGGTGTTTCAGGCGCTTGGCGCGTGCGTCGGGCCAATGCTCAGCCGCGCGATGATTCGGGATTTATATGCTGGCACGCAGGCGGCGCAAATGCTGTCCACGCTGGTGATTATGATGGCGGTGGCACCGATTATCGGGCCGCTGCTCGGCGGCGTGCTGCTGAAATTCAGCTCGTGGCACGCCATATTCTGGTTGCTGGCGGCGGTGGGCATTGCCCTTGCCGTGGCGGTTCTCAGGCTGCCTGAAACCCTGCCTGCCAACAAACGCAGCCGCGCGCCGCTGTCGCAGTCGTTCCGCCAATACGCCGCGCTGACCGCCAACCGCCGCTTTATGCGCCACACGCTCGCGCTGACCTTTTTCTACATGGCGGCGTATGCCTTTATCGTCGGCTCGCCCTTTGTTTATATAGAATTTTTTGGGGTTTCGCCCGCGCATTACGGCTGGCTGTTCGGCGTGAACATCGTCGGCGTGGTGGCACTCAGCTTTGCCAACAAATACCTGCTGCGCCGTTTCTCCCTCACGTCGCTGCTATCGGTAAGCAGCCTGATTGCGCTGGCGTTTGCCCTCGGTTTGGCGGCGGTAACTTACTGCAACGCAGGCGGATTGCGGGCGGTGGTCGCGCTGATGTTCGGCGTGTTCAGCATGAACGGCATCATCGCCGCCTGCGCCACCGCCGCCGCGCTGGATGCCGTGCCGCCACAAAACGCAGGCGCGGCCTCCGCCCTGCTCGGCTCGCTGCAATACGGCAGCGGCACCGTCTCCTCGCTCCTGCTCACCGCCTTTTCCAGCGGTACGGCGTGGCCAATGGGCTGGATTATCGCCCTGTTCTGCGCGGTGAGTGCGGTGTTTGCCAATGTGGGGCGGGAGTAG
- a CDS encoding retron Ec67 family RNA-directed DNA polymerase/endonuclease: MFNHLIKLKLCNNGIDVVNNFHNYLGISVKDFWYIAYSLNHFSQFTSFTILKASGGERTILIPPQPLKDLQKKFATILNFCIREIQQENPNYLICNHAFEIKKSILTNAQIHRNKRYVLNIDLSDFFGSIHYGRISNFFKADKYFRLNDKVAKTLAQLACFRDENNKTFLPQGSPLSPIIASLIGNLLDIRLVKISKEYKLTYSRYADDLTFSSNKPIPEDLVRWNSENFIWEAGDRLRRVIEDSGFKINDKKTRLFSAKKRQTVTGITVNKTLNISEYYQKHNRAMLYSLFTSGKFLIGDKEGTINQLIGRLNYVASVKYLKQHHDMSIQEWEEERKKFAYLCAGNFDNKENSNRSIRLLRQAIFYKYFIGNNKPIIFPEGITDSIYFKLANKILNPNEHKENYIIQSINSELTKISLGGGTALINSFLLHAYKDYFINLKNLKIKSKHPVIFVLDYDQGLDVKDKNEKSKNNIPETHHMKDGQQWVHIRENIYLVLLRPLALENKKPTFRNALEMTCVENLLSHVSIGKIKVDDENHENIKFRNRSYPKTVFAKYVAKRSTHFDFSEFKKIFEIIDEIKKHFYQNSISI; this comes from the coding sequence ATGTTTAACCATCTAATAAAATTAAAATTATGCAATAATGGTATTGATGTAGTAAATAATTTCCACAATTATCTAGGCATTTCTGTCAAAGACTTTTGGTATATTGCATATTCTCTTAATCATTTTTCACAATTTACATCATTTACTATTCTCAAGGCCTCAGGTGGAGAAAGGACAATCCTAATTCCTCCTCAACCCTTAAAAGACTTACAGAAAAAGTTTGCAACCATTTTAAATTTTTGCATACGAGAGATACAGCAAGAAAATCCAAACTATTTAATCTGCAACCATGCTTTTGAAATAAAAAAATCCATTCTAACAAATGCTCAAATTCATAGAAATAAGAGATATGTTCTGAATATTGATTTATCTGATTTTTTTGGAAGCATTCACTATGGAAGAATTAGTAACTTTTTTAAAGCAGACAAATATTTTAGATTAAATGATAAAGTGGCAAAAACTCTCGCTCAATTGGCATGTTTTCGTGATGAAAATAATAAAACTTTTTTGCCACAAGGCTCGCCGCTATCACCGATAATAGCTTCCCTCATTGGTAACTTATTGGATATAAGGCTAGTAAAAATTTCTAAAGAATACAAATTAACTTATAGTAGATATGCCGATGACTTAACATTTTCATCCAACAAACCAATTCCTGAAGATTTAGTAAGGTGGAACAGTGAGAATTTCATATGGGAAGCTGGTGATAGATTAAGAAGAGTAATAGAGGATTCAGGGTTTAAGATAAACGACAAGAAAACCAGATTATTTTCTGCTAAAAAACGCCAAACCGTCACAGGTATTACTGTTAATAAAACTCTTAATATATCTGAATATTATCAGAAGCATAATAGAGCAATGTTGTACAGTTTATTCACTAGCGGAAAATTTTTAATTGGTGATAAAGAAGGAACAATAAATCAGCTAATTGGACGACTTAATTATGTTGCGTCAGTTAAATATCTAAAACAGCACCATGATATGTCTATTCAAGAATGGGAAGAAGAAAGAAAGAAATTTGCCTATTTGTGCGCAGGAAATTTTGATAATAAAGAAAACTCAAATCGCAGTATTAGGCTATTAAGACAAGCAATTTTCTATAAATATTTTATTGGAAATAATAAGCCAATAATTTTTCCAGAGGGAATAACAGACTCAATATATTTTAAATTAGCAAATAAAATCCTTAATCCAAATGAACATAAAGAAAACTACATCATTCAGTCAATAAACTCAGAGCTTACAAAAATAAGTTTAGGTGGCGGAACTGCTTTAATCAATAGTTTTCTCTTGCACGCATATAAAGATTATTTTATAAACTTAAAGAATCTGAAAATTAAAAGCAAACACCCTGTTATATTTGTTCTTGATTATGATCAAGGGTTAGATGTTAAAGATAAAAATGAGAAATCAAAAAACAATATTCCTGAGACTCATCATATGAAAGATGGGCAACAATGGGTTCACATTAGAGAAAATATTTATTTAGTTCTATTAAGACCACTAGCCTTAGAAAATAAAAAGCCAACATTTAGGAATGCATTAGAGATGACTTGTGTTGAAAATTTGTTATCTCATGTTTCCATTGGAAAAATTAAAGTAGATGATGAAAATCATGAAAATATAAAATTTAGGAACAGATCATATCCCAAAACTGTTTTCGCAAAATACGTTGCGAAACGCTCTACTCATTTTGATTTTTCAGAGTTCAAGAAAATATTTGAAATAATTGATGAAATAAAAAAACATTTTTATCAAAATAGTATTTCTATTTAG
- the mutM gene encoding bifunctional DNA-formamidopyrimidine glycosylase/DNA-(apurinic or apyrimidinic site) lyase: MPELPEVETTLRGIAPHIINQTVATVTIRQPKLRWQIPPELPETLRGLAVRECRRRAKYLLIRFDTGVLLVHLGMSGSLRIWQGNAPEAGKHDHVDIVFANGTLLRYHDPRRFGAVLWLAGAAEHHDLLKNLGVEPLSDDFTADYLFQALQKRSSPIKTVLMDNKIVVGVGNIYANESLFQAAIAPQRAAKSLSKPECATLTAAVKQILRRAIETGGSTLRDFVNSEGKSGYFQQEYKVYGRTNQPCPSCGTPIAKTVIGQRGTFYCPNCQR, translated from the coding sequence ATGCCCGAACTGCCCGAAGTAGAAACCACCCTGCGCGGCATCGCGCCGCACATCATCAACCAAACCGTTGCCACCGTAACCATCCGCCAGCCCAAACTACGCTGGCAGATTCCGCCCGAGCTGCCTGAAACCCTGCGCGGGCTTGCGGTGCGCGAATGCCGCCGCCGTGCCAAATATCTGCTGATTCGTTTTGATACGGGCGTGCTGCTGGTTCATTTGGGCATGTCGGGCAGCCTGCGGATTTGGCAGGGCAACGCGCCCGAAGCAGGCAAACACGACCATGTGGACATTGTGTTTGCCAACGGCACGCTATTGCGCTACCACGACCCGCGCCGTTTTGGCGCAGTTTTGTGGCTGGCTGGCGCGGCGGAGCACCATGATTTGTTGAAAAATCTGGGCGTAGAGCCGTTAAGCGATGATTTCACCGCAGATTACCTGTTCCAAGCCCTGCAAAAACGCAGCAGCCCCATCAAAACCGTGCTGATGGACAACAAAATTGTGGTGGGCGTGGGCAATATTTACGCCAACGAAAGCCTGTTTCAGGCTGCCATTGCCCCGCAGCGCGCCGCCAAATCGTTAAGCAAACCAGAATGCGCCACCTTAACCGCCGCCGTCAAACAAATCCTGCGCCGCGCGATTGAAACAGGCGGCAGCACCTTGCGCGACTTTGTCAACAGCGAAGGCAAAAGCGGCTATTTCCAACAGGAATACAAGGTGTACGGCAGAACAAACCAGCCCTGCCCAAGTTGCGGCACGCCGATTGCCAAAACCGTCATCGGGCAGCGTGGCACGTTTTATTGCCCGAATTGCCAACGATAG
- a CDS encoding alpha/beta hydrolase, which produces MKPIKTLAAALLLALALPAAAVEPISVAEQGSFTVGGTFVTHQGTFKQENFTAPDGQRAYGDFAYVSYQKAVNPNKYPLIFQHGGAQSKRTWESTVDGREGFNTLFLRKGYSVYLIDQPRSGEANLSTLPVSADTPWASNPMYGDKTLYILSRIGHYDKNGKPVANAQFPSGEADYQAFQQSWTIGSGPLDNDLNADVLAKLVAQQPDGAVLVTHSMGGTIGWRTVLRSGKVRGIVAWEPGGTPFVFPETEMPRPVKARFEHLSASAIGVPMDEFLKLTKIPIVLYYGDHIKIGSQNVGEDKWGTEFEMAKQFVAAINRHGGNAELVHLPAIGIKGNTHFLMGDKNNAELATLADEWLAAKGLK; this is translated from the coding sequence ATGAAACCAATCAAAACCTTAGCCGCCGCCCTGCTGTTGGCGTTGGCATTACCTGCCGCCGCTGTCGAGCCGATTAGCGTTGCCGAGCAGGGCAGTTTTACCGTCGGCGGCACATTCGTTACCCACCAAGGCACGTTCAAGCAGGAAAACTTCACCGCCCCCGACGGCCAGCGGGCTTACGGCGATTTTGCCTACGTCAGCTATCAAAAAGCCGTCAATCCCAACAAATATCCGCTGATTTTCCAACACGGCGGCGCACAGTCCAAACGCACTTGGGAGAGCACGGTGGACGGGCGCGAAGGCTTTAACACGCTGTTTTTACGCAAAGGTTACAGCGTTTATCTCATCGACCAGCCCCGCAGCGGCGAAGCCAACCTTTCCACCTTGCCCGTATCCGCCGACACGCCGTGGGCAAGCAACCCCATGTACGGCGACAAAACGCTGTATATCCTGTCGCGTATCGGGCATTACGACAAAAACGGCAAACCCGTTGCCAACGCCCAATTTCCAAGCGGCGAAGCCGATTACCAAGCCTTTCAGCAAAGTTGGACTATCGGATCGGGACCTCTGGACAACGATTTGAACGCCGACGTATTGGCAAAACTGGTGGCGCAGCAGCCCGACGGCGCAGTGCTGGTAACGCACTCGATGGGCGGCACAATCGGCTGGCGAACCGTGTTACGCAGCGGCAAAGTACGCGGCATTGTGGCATGGGAGCCGGGCGGCACGCCTTTTGTCTTCCCCGAAACCGAAATGCCACGCCCTGTCAAAGCCCGCTTTGAGCATTTGAGTGCCAGCGCAATCGGCGTACCGATGGACGAATTTTTGAAGCTGACCAAAATCCCTATCGTGCTGTATTACGGCGACCACATCAAAATCGGTTCGCAAAATGTCGGCGAGGACAAATGGGGCACGGAATTTGAAATGGCAAAACAATTTGTTGCCGCCATCAACCGCCACGGCGGCAATGCTGAGCTGGTTCATCTGCCCGCCATCGGCATCAAAGGCAACACCCATTTTCTGATGGGCGACAAAAACAACGCCGAGCTGGCAACGCTCGCCGATGAATGGCTGGCCGCCAAAGGTTTGAAATAA
- a CDS encoding SDR family oxidoreductase, protein MKQQVTVVLGSGAIAVAIARRVSTGNHVLLADLREENAEKAAQTLREAGFECSTMAVDVSDRAAVQEASDRAAALGEVRYVVHSAGVSPSQAAAQTVCKVDLYGTALVLEIFGGVIAEGGSGVVIGSQSSHRLPPLAEADLRALAVTPTEELLDLPLVKAIDDTLYAYQIAKKANALRVQMEAVRWGRRGARVNCISPGIIYTPLALDELNGERQDFYRDMLANLPAKRGGTPDEVAALAETVLTGGYITGSDFLIDGGATAKFWWGEEA, encoded by the coding sequence ATCGCCGTGGCCATCGCCCGCCGCGTCAGCACGGGCAACCATGTTCTGCTCGCCGATTTGCGCGAGGAAAACGCCGAAAAAGCCGCCCAAACCCTGCGTGAAGCGGGTTTTGAATGCTCAACCATGGCGGTGGACGTGTCCGACCGTGCCGCTGTGCAAGAGGCTTCCGACCGTGCCGCCGCCTTGGGCGAAGTGCGTTATGTGGTGCATTCGGCAGGCGTGTCGCCGTCGCAGGCCGCAGCGCAAACGGTGTGCAAAGTGGATTTGTACGGCACGGCGTTGGTGCTGGAAATTTTCGGCGGCGTGATTGCCGAGGGCGGCTCGGGCGTGGTCATCGGTTCGCAGTCCAGCCACCGCCTGCCGCCGCTCGCCGAGGCCGATTTGCGCGCGCTGGCGGTTACGCCCACCGAAGAACTGCTGGATTTGCCGCTGGTCAAAGCCATCGACGACACCTTGTACGCCTACCAAATCGCCAAAAAAGCCAACGCCCTGCGTGTGCAGATGGAAGCCGTACGCTGGGGACGGCGCGGCGCACGGGTCAACTGCATCAGCCCCGGCATCATCTACACCCCGCTGGCGCTGGACGAACTGAACGGCGAACGCCAAGATTTCTACCGCGACATGCTGGCAAACCTCCCCGCCAAACGCGGCGGCACACCCGACGAAGTGGCGGCGCTGGCAGAAACCGTGCTGACCGGCGGCTACATCACGGGCAGCGATTTTCTGATAGACGGCGGCGCAACGGCGAAATTTTGGTGGGGCGAAGAGGCATAA
- a CDS encoding MGMT family protein: MPKLPEVETTPRGIAPHIINQTVAAVTLRKPKLRWKISLALPEACTYQNVIPSMRPKNDRLAYEILSAVAEIPFGKVATYGQIARLIGRDKNARLVGNVLRHAKSYGDYPCHRVVNAAGRLAPHWAAQADLLRSEGVEVTESRRVCLQRYRWDC, from the coding sequence ATGCCCAAACTGCCCGAAGTAGAAACCACCCCGCGCGGTATCGCGCCACACATTATCAACCAAACCGTTGCCGCCGTAACTCTCCGCAAGCCCAAGCTGCGCTGGAAAATTTCGCTTGCGCTGCCTGAAGCCTGCACTTATCAAAATGTTATTCCATCCATGCGCCCCAAAAACGACCGCCTCGCCTACGAAATCCTCTCTGCCGTTGCCGAAATCCCGTTTGGCAAAGTTGCTACCTACGGGCAAATCGCACGGCTGATAGGCCGCGATAAAAACGCCCGCCTTGTCGGCAACGTGCTGCGCCACGCCAAAAGCTACGGCGATTATCCCTGCCACCGTGTCGTCAATGCCGCAGGCAGGCTCGCACCGCATTGGGCGGCACAAGCCGATCTGCTGCGCAGCGAAGGTGTGGAAGTAACAGAAAGCAGGCGCGTTTGTTTGCAGCGGTATCGATGGGACTGCTAA